One region of Halomonas huangheensis genomic DNA includes:
- the glrR gene encoding two-component system response regulator GlrR — MKQVATTPSARTSAHILLVDDDASLLKLLGMRLESRGYRVTTAETGRDALKRLEEGRPDLVLSDLRMDEMDGMALFQEIQRRMPGLPVIILTAHGSIPDAVSATRQGVFSFLTKPVDRDELFSAIDDALSHLSGNGEGDDSWREDIITRSPEMERILEQARMVAGSDVSVLVTGPSGSGKELLANAIHKASSRSDKPFVAINCGALPEQLLESELFGHARGAFTGAISEHGGLFQAADGGTLFLDEIGDMPLALQVKLLRVLQERQVRPLGSTSSIPVDVRILSATHRDLDQAMHEGEFREDLYYRLNVVNLKLPPLKDRAEDVPLLVKHLVAQAASRHKPFVKGFSPEALNLLATSAWPGNVRQLVNVVEQCVALSSAPMIPEALVAQALAAEDSALPTFNDARAGFERSYLVKVLKITEGNVTQAARIAGRNRTDFYKLLSRHELEPSAFKPGAQAGAIPH, encoded by the coding sequence ATGAAGCAAGTCGCAACGACCCCGAGCGCCAGAACTTCGGCCCACATTCTGCTGGTCGATGATGATGCTAGCCTACTCAAACTGTTGGGCATGCGTCTGGAGAGCCGTGGTTATCGTGTGACCACTGCGGAAACTGGACGTGATGCACTCAAGCGTCTGGAAGAAGGGCGTCCCGACCTGGTGCTGTCAGATCTGCGTATGGATGAGATGGACGGCATGGCGTTGTTTCAAGAGATTCAGCGCCGTATGCCGGGCCTTCCTGTCATCATTCTGACTGCTCATGGGTCGATTCCCGATGCAGTCAGCGCCACCCGTCAGGGAGTTTTCAGCTTCTTGACCAAGCCGGTGGATCGCGACGAGCTGTTCAGTGCCATCGACGATGCTCTGTCGCACCTGTCCGGTAATGGTGAGGGTGATGACAGCTGGCGAGAAGACATCATCACGCGTAGTCCAGAGATGGAACGCATCCTCGAACAGGCACGCATGGTGGCGGGTTCTGATGTCAGCGTACTGGTTACCGGGCCTTCCGGTTCCGGTAAGGAGTTGCTGGCCAACGCCATTCACAAGGCCAGTTCACGGTCCGATAAGCCTTTTGTCGCCATCAACTGCGGTGCATTACCGGAGCAGTTGCTGGAAAGCGAACTGTTTGGTCATGCGCGTGGGGCCTTTACCGGAGCCATCAGTGAGCATGGTGGCCTGTTCCAGGCAGCTGACGGCGGTACGCTGTTCCTCGACGAGATCGGTGATATGCCGTTGGCGTTGCAGGTCAAATTGCTACGTGTGTTGCAGGAGCGTCAGGTGCGTCCATTGGGTTCGACATCATCGATACCGGTGGATGTTCGGATACTCTCGGCGACCCATCGTGACCTCGACCAGGCCATGCACGAGGGAGAGTTCCGCGAGGATCTGTACTACCGCCTCAATGTCGTCAACCTCAAGCTGCCGCCGCTCAAGGACCGTGCCGAGGACGTGCCGCTGTTGGTCAAGCACCTGGTGGCTCAGGCGGCCTCGCGTCACAAGCCGTTCGTCAAGGGCTTCTCGCCGGAAGCACTCAACCTGCTGGCGACCAGCGCCTGGCCTGGTAATGTGCGTCAGTTGGTCAACGTGGTCGAGCAGTGCGTGGCACTATCCAGCGCGCCAATGATTCCCGAAGCGTTGGTCGCGCAGGCACTGGCGGCGGAGGATAGCGCGCTACCGACGTTCAATGACGCACGTGCCGGATTCGAGCGCAGTTATCTGGTCAAGGTGTTGAAGATCACCGAAGGCAATGTCACTCAAGCAGCGCGTATTGCTGGACGTAATCGCACCGACTTCTACAAGCTGCTGTCACGTCATGAGCTGGAGCCTTCGGCCTTCAAGCCTGGCGCTCAGGCGGGGGCGATACCGCACTGA
- a CDS encoding AbrB family transcriptional regulator, with protein MNLPSPSAAHGLLRYLPTLALGVIGGSIAWFCHLPLPWLLGAMIATTLTSLSGIRLGSPGKARQGVLVIIGVMLGSAFTPDLSGDLAGWVQSLAIMLAATAIMMVVAVWFSWRVAGQSLDTALYSGAPGGLSVLLLMAHESGADIRAVGISHAVRILVLLLAIPPILSAIGHIDLVNSNAASATQWLAIPALEDIGWLIAAAALGVWVGRLLRLPNRLLFGPALVSSLLHFSGITHAALPPLLVALAQVIIGTSVGVRFVGVALRDMARQLGLAIIQALMLTALAVLAAWLGHLLTGYSMAAALLAYMPGGAPELSLVALSLNIEPAFVTSHHLLRITVLILALPLLLGIARRYLAR; from the coding sequence ATGAACCTGCCTTCACCGAGCGCCGCCCACGGACTATTGCGTTATCTCCCGACTCTAGCCCTGGGCGTCATCGGAGGCAGTATTGCCTGGTTCTGTCACCTGCCGTTGCCGTGGCTGCTCGGCGCGATGATTGCCACGACGCTGACCAGCCTGTCAGGAATTCGACTCGGCTCTCCCGGGAAAGCGCGCCAGGGGGTACTGGTCATCATCGGTGTCATGCTGGGATCGGCCTTCACCCCGGATCTGTCAGGCGATCTCGCTGGCTGGGTACAGAGTCTGGCGATCATGCTGGCCGCCACTGCCATCATGATGGTGGTAGCAGTATGGTTCTCGTGGCGGGTAGCCGGACAGTCGCTGGACACGGCGCTCTACTCCGGCGCTCCCGGGGGACTCTCGGTGTTGCTGTTGATGGCTCACGAGTCAGGCGCAGACATACGCGCAGTGGGTATCAGTCATGCGGTGCGTATCCTGGTGTTGCTGTTGGCGATCCCACCGATTCTGAGCGCCATCGGCCACATCGACCTGGTCAACAGCAATGCCGCCTCGGCCACTCAGTGGCTAGCCATTCCTGCGCTCGAGGATATCGGCTGGCTGATTGCCGCAGCGGCTCTCGGGGTCTGGGTCGGTCGCCTGTTGCGATTGCCCAATCGCCTGCTGTTTGGACCGGCGCTGGTGTCATCGCTGTTGCACTTCAGTGGCATAACCCACGCTGCCCTTCCGCCTTTGTTGGTGGCGCTGGCCCAGGTGATCATCGGCACTTCGGTTGGAGTGCGCTTTGTCGGCGTAGCGCTGCGTGACATGGCCCGCCAGCTGGGGCTCGCCATCATCCAGGCGCTGATGCTGACCGCGCTGGCTGTACTGGCCGCCTGGCTGGGCCACTTGTTGACGGGGTACTCGATGGCCGCGGCATTGCTGGCCTATATGCCGGGTGGGGCGCCGGAACTCAGCCTGGTGGCACTATCGCTCAATATCGAGCCAGCCTTCGTCACTTCTCACCATCTGCTGCGTATCACCGTATTGATTCTGGCGCTGCCGCTGCTGCTGGGCATCGCACGCCGCTATCTGGCACGCTAA
- the xseA gene encoding exodeoxyribonuclease VII large subunit, protein MSDTSPQILSVSDLNRGARRALEADLGDCWVEGELSGVSRPASGHVYFTLKDDRAQVRSVLFRNQARFVSTPMRDGDLVRVRGRVSLFEPRGDYQLIAEAVQAAGIGALLVALEALKTRLSEQGMFTNQRSLAFPPRHLLVLSSATGAAIRDVLAVLGKRWPLAQVTLIPVPVQGAEAAPAIIAALGLLNRQTSLDPERDVVLITRGGGSLEDLWAFNDEHLTRAIHYSRLPVMAAIGHEVDTSLADLAADASAPTPSAAAERLVPSAQELSQRLQQLTQRLSRIQQHQLGQQAQRLDHLRLRLRHPGEGLQRQRDTLEQLQQRLARALHSSLGNHQRHHKDLARRLTLRSPSAELLQARHNHRRLTQRLLAAQRSDLQRHREQFSSRMRELQAVSPLSVLGRGYAILSNENGRVIRKADQTRPGETLTARLGEGEVTLSVSAVSPPPERQA, encoded by the coding sequence ATGAGCGATACATCGCCACAGATACTCTCGGTCAGTGATCTGAACCGTGGGGCACGTCGGGCTCTGGAAGCCGACCTCGGCGACTGCTGGGTCGAGGGCGAACTCTCCGGAGTGTCGCGCCCGGCCTCCGGGCACGTCTACTTCACGCTCAAGGATGACCGTGCCCAGGTACGCAGTGTGTTGTTCCGCAACCAGGCGCGTTTCGTCTCCACGCCGATGCGCGACGGAGACCTGGTACGAGTGCGTGGCCGAGTGTCACTGTTCGAGCCTCGCGGCGACTATCAGTTGATTGCCGAAGCCGTGCAGGCCGCCGGCATCGGCGCCCTTCTGGTGGCGCTCGAGGCGCTCAAGACTCGCCTCAGCGAACAGGGCATGTTCACCAACCAACGTTCCCTTGCCTTTCCTCCCCGTCACCTGTTGGTATTGAGCTCAGCAACTGGCGCAGCGATTCGCGATGTCCTTGCCGTGCTCGGCAAGCGCTGGCCTCTGGCGCAGGTGACGCTGATTCCAGTACCGGTGCAGGGTGCTGAAGCCGCCCCGGCGATCATCGCCGCTCTGGGGCTGCTCAATCGCCAGACATCACTGGACCCCGAGCGCGATGTGGTATTGATCACGCGTGGCGGAGGCAGCCTTGAAGACCTGTGGGCCTTCAACGACGAACACCTGACACGCGCGATTCACTACTCACGCTTACCGGTGATGGCAGCCATCGGCCATGAAGTGGATACCAGTCTTGCCGACCTGGCTGCAGATGCCAGTGCACCGACGCCCTCTGCAGCCGCCGAGCGTCTGGTGCCTTCAGCCCAGGAGCTGAGCCAGCGTCTCCAACAACTCACCCAACGCCTGTCGCGCATCCAGCAGCATCAGCTCGGCCAACAGGCCCAGCGTCTCGATCATCTGCGACTACGCCTGCGCCATCCTGGCGAAGGACTGCAACGCCAACGTGACACCCTCGAACAGCTACAACAGCGCCTCGCTCGGGCATTGCACAGTTCGCTCGGCAATCATCAGCGGCACCATAAGGATCTTGCTCGACGCCTGACATTACGCTCCCCGAGCGCTGAGTTACTTCAGGCACGTCATAACCATCGTCGTCTGACCCAGCGGCTCCTCGCCGCACAGCGCTCGGACCTGCAGCGCCATCGCGAACAATTCAGTTCCCGCATGCGTGAATTGCAGGCTGTCAGTCCGCTGTCGGTCCTCGGGCGCGGCTATGCGATCCTCAGCAACGAAAACGGCCGAGTGATCCGCAAGGCGGACCAGACTCGGCCGGGAGAAACCCTCACCGCACGTCTTGGTGAGGGTGAAGTGACGCTATCTGTCAGTGCGGTATCGCCCCCGCCTGAGCGCCAGGCTTGA
- the argA gene encoding amino-acid N-acetyltransferase, protein MNTPFSFVDWFRHSSPYINAHRGRTFVVLIEGEAMEGSRGESLIQDLALLHTLGVHLVVVFGIRSQVHRALENDGLQPVRHQGRWVADDTIMARVERVAAEQRLWLEARLSLGLPNTPLHGIELTTVSGNLVMAKPLGVREGVDFQRSGEVRRVRAAGIRAQLEQRVLVLLPPLGFSSTGEVFDLDAAEVAQQAAVALKADKLILLGEADGLRDSEDQLLRQMSPSEAAPLLAGEDPESELARHLGIACQAALHGVARTHLLSWRDPDALLGELFTRDGIGTMITQHRYEQLRAAEIGDIGGLLELLEPLERNGMLVPRSRERLEHEVDDYVVIDRDGMIIGCAALHRFADARVGELACVAVHPEYRSGARGERLLAEVERLAKREGLDNLFALTTHTTHWFLEHGFALASFEALPPLRRDAYNHARKSKVLVKPL, encoded by the coding sequence TTGAACACGCCCTTTTCCTTCGTCGATTGGTTTCGTCATTCATCGCCCTATATCAATGCGCATCGTGGGCGAACCTTTGTTGTACTGATCGAAGGCGAGGCCATGGAAGGATCACGAGGCGAGTCGTTGATCCAGGACCTGGCATTGCTGCATACGCTGGGTGTCCATCTGGTGGTGGTATTCGGTATTCGCTCTCAGGTGCATCGTGCCCTGGAGAACGACGGTCTCCAGCCGGTCAGGCACCAGGGGCGCTGGGTGGCGGACGATACCATCATGGCGCGTGTTGAACGCGTCGCGGCTGAGCAACGCCTATGGCTCGAAGCGCGCCTGTCGTTGGGATTACCCAACACTCCTCTGCATGGCATTGAGCTGACAACCGTCTCGGGCAATCTGGTGATGGCCAAGCCACTCGGGGTTCGCGAAGGAGTGGACTTCCAGCGCTCAGGTGAAGTCCGTCGTGTTCGGGCGGCGGGTATTCGTGCCCAACTCGAACAACGGGTGCTGGTGTTGCTGCCGCCGCTGGGCTTCTCGAGCACCGGTGAGGTGTTTGACCTGGATGCCGCTGAAGTTGCTCAGCAAGCGGCAGTGGCGTTGAAAGCCGACAAACTGATCCTGCTGGGTGAAGCGGATGGCCTACGTGATAGCGAAGATCAATTGCTGCGCCAGATGAGTCCCTCTGAAGCGGCGCCTCTGCTGGCCGGGGAAGATCCCGAAAGTGAGCTGGCCCGTCACCTGGGGATCGCCTGTCAGGCGGCTCTGCACGGGGTCGCACGTACCCACCTGCTGTCATGGCGCGACCCGGATGCATTGTTGGGCGAGCTATTCACACGAGACGGCATCGGAACCATGATCACCCAGCACCGCTATGAGCAGCTACGTGCTGCCGAGATCGGTGATATCGGCGGCCTGCTGGAGCTGCTTGAGCCTCTGGAGCGTAATGGCATGCTGGTACCGCGCTCGCGGGAACGGCTCGAGCATGAGGTCGACGACTACGTAGTGATTGATCGTGATGGCATGATCATCGGATGTGCGGCTCTGCATCGCTTTGCTGATGCGCGGGTTGGAGAGTTGGCTTGTGTTGCGGTGCATCCGGAATATCGCTCCGGCGCACGTGGCGAGCGGCTTCTCGCCGAGGTCGAACGTCTGGCGAAGCGCGAGGGATTGGACAATCTATTCGCGTTGACTACCCATACCACACACTGGTTCCTCGAGCATGGTTTTGCGTTGGCATCGTTCGAGGCACTGCCACCTCTGCGTCGTGACGCCTACAATCACGCCCGTAAATCAAAGGTGTTGGTCAAGCCGCTGTAA
- a CDS encoding sensor histidine kinase: protein MDVSFTFFHRSLAMTSAATRRWRPRSLLQLVLLAFLVVMLPLGVLMYQAGQALSELSRLAEVSARQAVEETRRARTLGALAVEMERGARQYEVVQQESLLEIFSTRLEEFRDLLAQQQRLLTGSPDIRALEEQLDELAKLPELSPEEYSEALEQFSTFSEHVEGMRRETNARIDQRLDAIRSRAHDVQQRLWWQSGALVSASLLLMLLFTRLIIRPVRQLERRILGIGSGYQDGAVGAQRVQGPAELVALGERLDWLTARLDELEAQKQQFLRHMSHELKTPLASVREGSALLSDGVAGEMTARQREVLELIDSSGAELQRLIEQLLDYNLLQHSRSAEIKRLDMATVLREVLAKHRLGLQSKDMRVEVFSGPLHWYADHQASARVLDNLISNAVAYGADGGELLVRARAHHDRLELEVANTGEPIAEQDRPHLFEAFYQGQARRKGALKGSGIGLSVAADCARVQNGRLELIDDPRWAVCFRLTLPVAQPQEEHKQMPAETGSNARDLTI, encoded by the coding sequence ATGGACGTTTCCTTCACTTTCTTTCATAGATCACTGGCCATGACCTCTGCCGCAACGCGCCGATGGCGCCCTCGCTCCTTGTTACAACTGGTTCTGCTCGCCTTCCTTGTCGTCATGCTGCCGCTGGGCGTGCTGATGTACCAGGCTGGTCAGGCTCTGTCGGAGCTTTCACGGCTGGCTGAGGTCAGTGCCCGTCAGGCTGTGGAGGAGACACGCCGAGCACGCACTCTGGGGGCGCTGGCAGTAGAAATGGAACGCGGCGCGAGGCAGTACGAGGTCGTGCAGCAGGAAAGTCTGCTGGAGATATTCTCCACGCGCCTGGAAGAGTTTCGCGATCTGCTGGCACAGCAGCAGAGGCTGTTGACCGGCAGTCCAGATATCCGGGCTCTGGAAGAGCAACTGGATGAACTGGCGAAACTTCCGGAGTTGTCACCAGAAGAATATAGCGAGGCGCTGGAGCAGTTCAGTACCTTCTCGGAGCATGTCGAAGGCATGCGTCGCGAGACCAATGCGCGGATTGACCAGCGCCTCGATGCCATCAGGAGCCGAGCTCACGATGTGCAACAGCGCTTGTGGTGGCAGTCCGGCGCACTGGTATCGGCGAGTCTGTTGCTGATGCTGTTGTTCACCCGGCTGATCATCCGGCCGGTGCGACAATTGGAACGCCGCATTCTCGGCATCGGCAGTGGTTACCAGGATGGTGCTGTCGGTGCGCAGCGCGTACAGGGACCGGCAGAGTTGGTGGCATTGGGCGAACGCTTGGATTGGCTGACTGCCAGGCTGGATGAGCTGGAGGCTCAGAAGCAACAGTTCCTGCGTCATATGTCGCATGAGTTGAAGACGCCATTGGCCAGTGTCCGAGAGGGGTCGGCGCTGTTGTCTGATGGAGTGGCGGGCGAGATGACCGCCCGCCAGCGGGAAGTACTGGAGTTGATCGACTCCAGTGGAGCTGAGTTACAACGACTGATTGAGCAGTTGCTTGACTATAATCTGCTTCAGCACTCGCGTTCCGCTGAGATCAAGCGCCTCGACATGGCTACGGTGCTGCGTGAAGTACTGGCCAAGCACCGCCTCGGGTTGCAGTCCAAGGATATGCGCGTGGAAGTGTTCTCGGGCCCTCTGCATTGGTATGCCGACCATCAGGCCTCAGCCAGGGTACTGGATAACCTGATATCCAACGCGGTGGCCTATGGAGCAGATGGTGGTGAGCTTTTGGTTCGTGCCCGGGCTCATCATGATCGGCTGGAGCTGGAAGTTGCCAATACAGGTGAGCCGATCGCCGAGCAGGACCGGCCCCATCTGTTTGAGGCTTTTTACCAGGGGCAGGCTCGGCGCAAGGGCGCGCTGAAGGGGTCGGGTATCGGACTTTCGGTAGCGGCCGATTGCGCCCGTGTGCAGAACGGGCGACTGGAGCTGATTGATGACCCTCGCTGGGCAGTATGTTTCAGGCTGACATTGCCGGTTGCCCAGCCACAGGAAGAGCATAAGCAGATGCCTGCAGAGACAGGCAGCAACGCAAGGGATCTGACGATATGA